In Firmicutes bacterium ASF500, a single genomic region encodes these proteins:
- the ffh gene encoding Signal recognition particle protein: protein MAFEGLSEKLSAAFKKLRGKGRLSEADVKEAMREIRLALLEADVSFKVVKQFVAQVTEKAVGSDVLEALSPAQQIIKIVNQELTELMGGSAAKLEISSKPPTVVMMVGLQGAGKTTNGAKLAGLMKRQNGKRPLLAACDIYRPAAIQQLEVVGSQLDIPVFQMGQTNPVDIAKAAVEHAKKHGNDLVFLDTAGRLHVDEELMDELRNIKSAVEPTEILLVVDAMIGQDAVNAAKAFDDALDIDGVVLTKLDGDARGGAALSIKAVTGKPIKFVGVGEKLDQIEVFHPERMASRILGMGDMLSLIEKAEQSFDQKKALELQEKLRKNKFTLGDFYEQMKQLKNMGSLTEIAGMLPGVKASDLEGATMDEKLLQRMEAIILSMTPAEREDVKLLNSSRKKRIAAGSGTQVVDVNRLLKQFEMVQAMTRQFSGGKMPKNMRKMMGKKGRGMPGMPF from the coding sequence ATGGCATTTGAAGGACTTTCTGAAAAGCTCTCCGCCGCCTTTAAAAAGCTGAGGGGCAAGGGCCGTCTGTCCGAGGCCGACGTGAAGGAGGCCATGCGGGAAATTCGCCTGGCCCTCCTGGAGGCCGACGTCAGCTTTAAGGTGGTCAAGCAGTTCGTGGCCCAGGTCACCGAAAAGGCCGTGGGCTCCGACGTGCTGGAGGCCCTCTCCCCCGCCCAGCAGATCATCAAAATCGTCAACCAGGAGCTCACCGAGCTGATGGGCGGGTCGGCGGCCAAGCTGGAGATTTCCTCCAAGCCCCCCACAGTGGTGATGATGGTGGGCCTTCAGGGCGCGGGCAAAACCACCAACGGCGCCAAGCTGGCCGGACTGATGAAGCGCCAGAACGGCAAGCGGCCCCTTCTGGCCGCCTGCGACATCTACCGCCCCGCCGCCATTCAGCAGCTGGAGGTGGTGGGCAGTCAGCTGGATATCCCCGTTTTTCAGATGGGCCAGACCAACCCGGTGGACATCGCGAAGGCCGCCGTGGAGCACGCCAAAAAGCACGGCAACGACCTGGTGTTTCTGGACACCGCCGGCCGGCTCCATGTGGACGAGGAGCTGATGGACGAGCTTCGCAACATCAAGTCCGCCGTGGAGCCCACCGAGATTTTGCTGGTGGTGGACGCCATGATCGGCCAGGACGCAGTGAATGCCGCCAAGGCCTTTGACGACGCTCTGGACATCGACGGCGTGGTGCTCACCAAGCTGGACGGCGACGCCCGAGGCGGCGCGGCCCTGTCCATCAAGGCGGTCACCGGCAAGCCCATCAAATTTGTGGGCGTGGGGGAAAAGCTGGACCAGATCGAGGTCTTCCACCCCGAGCGTATGGCCAGCCGCATTCTGGGCATGGGGGACATGCTCTCCCTCATCGAGAAGGCGGAGCAGAGCTTTGACCAGAAAAAGGCCCTGGAGCTCCAGGAGAAGCTGAGAAAGAACAAATTCACCCTGGGCGACTTCTACGAGCAGATGAAGCAGCTGAAAAACATGGGCTCCCTCACCGAGATCGCCGGGATGCTCCCCGGCGTCAAGGCCAGCGACCTGGAGGGGGCCACCATGGACGAAAAGCTCCTCCAGCGGATGGAGGCCATCATCCTGTCCATGACCCCTGCCGAGCGGGAGGATGTAAAGCTTCTGAACTCCAGCCGGAAAAAGCGCATCGCCGCCGGCTCTGGCACCCAGGTGGTGGACGTTAACCGCCTGCTCAAGCAGTTCGAAATGGTCCAGGCCATGACCCGCCAGTTCTCCGGCGGCAAAATGCCCAAGAATATGCGCAAGATGATGGGCAAAAAGGGCCGGGGAATGCCGGGGATGCCGTTTTAA
- the rimM gene encoding Ribosome maturation factor RimM, with protein sequence MQNQYLEVGKVTNVHGLMGEVKVQPWADSPEFLCQFKTLYVDEARFPMTVQRARVHKNMVIIKFEGPTDVPSALALRNAILYIDRADAKLPEGAFFLADIYGLEVRDAAGGEVLGKIADVLTLPANNVYVVKGGERELMIPAVPQFIAETNIEGGFIRVNLMEGL encoded by the coding sequence ATGCAAAATCAATATCTGGAGGTGGGCAAGGTCACAAACGTCCACGGACTGATGGGCGAGGTGAAGGTTCAGCCCTGGGCCGACTCGCCTGAGTTTCTTTGCCAGTTCAAGACCCTGTATGTGGACGAGGCCCGTTTCCCTATGACCGTGCAGCGGGCCCGGGTCCACAAGAACATGGTCATCATCAAATTTGAGGGCCCCACCGACGTGCCCAGTGCCCTGGCTCTGCGCAACGCGATCCTCTATATCGACCGCGCGGACGCCAAGCTCCCCGAGGGGGCCTTTTTCCTGGCCGACATTTACGGCCTGGAGGTGAGGGACGCCGCCGGCGGCGAGGTATTGGGCAAGATCGCCGACGTACTCACCCTGCCCGCCAACAATGTCTATGTGGTCAAGGGCGGCGAGCGGGAGCTGATGATCCCCGCCGTACCCCAGTTTATCGCCGAGACCAACATTGAGGGCGGCTTCATCCGGGTGAATCTGATGGAGGGGCTGTAA
- the rpsP gene encoding 30S ribosomal protein S16 — translation MVKIRLRRMGAKKAPFYRIVVADSRYPRDGRFIEEIGFYNPTVDPSELKVDVDRAQAWIKTGAQPTETVRDLLKKAGAL, via the coding sequence ATGGTTAAAATCAGACTGCGCCGCATGGGCGCGAAGAAGGCTCCCTTCTATCGTATCGTGGTTGCTGATTCCCGCTATCCTCGGGATGGCCGCTTCATTGAGGAGATCGGCTTTTACAACCCCACCGTTGATCCCAGCGAGCTGAAGGTGGACGTTGACCGGGCTCAGGCCTGGATCAAGACCGGCGCTCAGCCCACCGAGACCGTCCGCGACCTGCTGAAAAAAGCCGGCGCCCTGTAA